In a genomic window of Mycolicibacterium neoaurum VKM Ac-1815D:
- a CDS encoding PTS mannitol transporter subunit IICBA has translation MSLANAPVDGSPAPRTGARVRVQKLGTALSNMVMPNIGAFIAWGLITALFIEQGWLQALFTSLQDPDGWVAKIGGWGSYDGAGIVGPMITYLLPLLIGFTGGRMVHGNRGAVVGAIATMGVVAGADVPMFMGAMIMGPLGGWCMKKLDALWEGKIRPGFEMLVDNFSAGILGMLLAIFGFFGIGPIVSGFTRGAGSAVDFLVSNNLLPLTSILIEPAKVLFLNNAINHGVLTPLGTTQALETGKSILFLLEANPGPGLGLLLAFMFFGKGAARASAPGAAIIQFFGGIHEIYFPYVLMKPKLIIATILGGMTGVFINVLFGSGLRAPAAPGSIIAIYAQTASGSFLGVTLSVLGAAAVSFVVAAFLLKTGKATDDGDLTAATASMESMKGKKSSVSGMLTGGGRIQNIVFACDAGMGSSAMGASVLRKKVNAAGFGDVKVTNQSIANLTDSYGLVVTHRDLTDRAKQRTGSAVHVSVEDFMSTPAYDEIVELLRKTNGDAGAAPVEEAAAPASDSPGDDVLPLSSIVLGGTGSTASAAIDEAGGLLVTAGAVEPGYVTAMHEREKSVSTYMGNGLAIPHGTNDAKTAIRKTGISFVRYAEPIDWNGKPAEFVVGIAGAGNDHMALLTKIAHVFLDKDQVARLRAATSAEEIRAVLTAGD, from the coding sequence ATGTCCCTCGCCAACGCACCAGTGGATGGGTCCCCCGCCCCGCGGACCGGAGCTCGGGTACGCGTGCAGAAACTCGGCACCGCCCTGTCCAACATGGTCATGCCCAATATCGGCGCGTTCATCGCCTGGGGCCTGATCACGGCGCTGTTCATCGAGCAGGGCTGGCTGCAGGCTCTCTTCACCAGCCTGCAGGATCCCGACGGCTGGGTCGCCAAGATCGGCGGCTGGGGCAGCTATGACGGCGCGGGGATCGTCGGCCCGATGATCACATACCTGCTGCCGTTGCTGATCGGATTCACCGGCGGCCGGATGGTGCACGGCAACCGCGGCGCGGTGGTCGGCGCCATCGCGACCATGGGCGTCGTCGCCGGAGCGGACGTGCCGATGTTCATGGGTGCGATGATCATGGGCCCGCTGGGCGGCTGGTGCATGAAGAAGCTGGATGCGCTGTGGGAAGGCAAGATCCGGCCCGGCTTCGAGATGCTGGTGGACAATTTCTCCGCGGGCATCCTCGGCATGCTGCTGGCCATCTTCGGGTTCTTCGGGATCGGACCGATCGTCTCCGGTTTCACCCGCGGCGCCGGCAGCGCCGTGGACTTCCTGGTCAGCAACAACCTGCTGCCGCTGACCTCGATTCTCATCGAACCGGCCAAGGTGCTGTTCCTCAACAACGCCATCAACCACGGCGTGCTGACGCCACTGGGCACCACTCAGGCACTGGAGACCGGAAAATCCATCCTGTTCCTGCTCGAGGCCAATCCGGGCCCCGGGCTGGGATTGCTGTTGGCGTTCATGTTCTTCGGCAAGGGCGCTGCCCGCGCATCGGCCCCCGGTGCGGCGATCATCCAATTCTTCGGCGGCATTCACGAGATCTACTTCCCGTACGTGCTGATGAAGCCCAAGCTGATCATCGCCACCATCCTCGGCGGCATGACCGGTGTGTTCATCAACGTGCTGTTCGGCTCCGGCCTGCGCGCCCCGGCCGCACCCGGGTCGATCATCGCGATCTACGCCCAGACCGCCAGCGGGAGCTTCCTCGGTGTCACCCTGTCGGTGCTCGGCGCTGCCGCGGTCTCCTTCGTCGTGGCGGCCTTCCTGCTGAAGACCGGCAAGGCCACCGACGACGGCGATCTCACCGCGGCCACCGCGTCCATGGAGTCGATGAAGGGCAAGAAGTCCAGCGTGTCCGGCATGCTGACCGGTGGCGGGCGCATCCAGAACATCGTCTTCGCCTGCGATGCGGGGATGGGCTCCTCGGCGATGGGTGCCTCGGTGTTGCGCAAGAAGGTCAACGCCGCCGGGTTCGGTGATGTGAAGGTGACCAATCAATCCATCGCCAACCTCACCGACAGCTACGGACTGGTCGTCACCCACCGCGACCTGACCGACCGGGCCAAGCAGAGAACCGGTTCGGCGGTGCATGTCTCGGTGGAGGACTTCATGAGTACCCCCGCCTACGACGAGATCGTCGAGCTGCTGCGCAAGACCAACGGCGACGCCGGGGCGGCTCCGGTCGAGGAGGCTGCCGCGCCCGCATCGGACTCGCCCGGTGACGATGTGCTGCCACTGTCCTCGATCGTGCTGGGCGGTACCGGCAGCACGGCGTCGGCGGCCATCGACGAGGCCGGCGGGCTGCTGGTGACCGCCGGCGCGGTCGAGCCCGGCTACGTCACCGCCATGCACGAGCGGGAGAAGTCGGTGTCGACCTATATGGGCAACGGCCTGGCCATCCCGCACGGGACCAACGACGCGAAGACCGCGATCCGCAAGACCGGGATCTCCTTTGTGCGCTACGCCGAACCGATCGATTGGAACGGCAAGCCCGCGGAGTTCGTGGTCGGTATCGCGGGGGCGGGTAACGACCACATGGCGTTGCTGACCAAGATCGCGCACGTGTTCCTGGACAAGGACCAGGTTGCCCGGCTACGCGCCGCGACCAGCGCCGAGGAGATCCGTGCCGTGCTGACGGCCGGCGACTAG
- a CDS encoding zinc-dependent dehydrogenase has product MLALRFYAPEDVRLEDVPEPECGPGEVKLRVRNCSTCGTDVKIFHNGHQNLTPPRTIGHEIAGEIVEVGADVNATYASDWAVGDRVQVIAAVPCGECHECRKGWMAVCQNQTSMGYQYDGGFAEYMIVPRQVLKVDGLNKIPDNVGFDEASAAEPFACAINAQELLGIEEGDTVVVFGAGPIGCMHIRIARGVHKCGPIYLVDVNDARLKMSADAVNPDGVINAAEVDVVEKVMELTGGRGADVVITATAANIAQEQAISMAARNGRISFFGGLPKTDPTITCDSNIVHYRQLHIHGANGSAPEHNKRALQYISTGQVPVKDLITRHIPLENVLDAFDIVKNGEAIKVTVEPS; this is encoded by the coding sequence ATGTTAGCCCTGCGTTTCTATGCCCCCGAGGACGTTCGCCTGGAAGACGTGCCCGAGCCGGAATGCGGTCCCGGCGAGGTGAAGCTGCGGGTGCGCAACTGCTCCACCTGCGGCACCGACGTCAAGATCTTCCACAACGGGCACCAGAACCTCACCCCGCCGCGCACCATCGGCCACGAGATCGCGGGCGAGATCGTCGAGGTCGGCGCCGACGTCAATGCGACCTACGCCAGCGACTGGGCGGTCGGCGATCGCGTCCAGGTGATCGCCGCGGTGCCGTGCGGGGAATGCCACGAGTGTCGCAAGGGCTGGATGGCCGTGTGCCAGAACCAGACGTCGATGGGCTACCAGTACGACGGTGGTTTCGCCGAATACATGATCGTGCCCCGGCAGGTTCTCAAAGTCGATGGGCTGAACAAGATTCCGGACAATGTCGGATTCGACGAGGCCTCGGCGGCCGAACCCTTCGCCTGCGCCATCAACGCCCAGGAACTGCTCGGCATCGAAGAGGGCGACACCGTCGTGGTGTTCGGTGCGGGGCCGATCGGATGCATGCACATCCGTATCGCGCGTGGCGTGCACAAGTGCGGGCCGATCTACCTCGTCGACGTCAACGACGCCCGACTCAAGATGTCCGCCGACGCGGTCAACCCGGACGGTGTCATCAACGCCGCCGAGGTCGACGTCGTCGAGAAGGTCATGGAGCTCACCGGCGGTCGCGGCGCCGATGTCGTGATCACGGCGACGGCCGCCAACATCGCCCAGGAGCAGGCCATCTCGATGGCCGCCCGCAACGGCCGGATCTCCTTCTTCGGCGGACTGCCCAAGACCGATCCGACCATCACGTGCGACTCCAATATCGTGCATTACCGCCAGTTGCACATCCACGGCGCCAACGGTTCGGCCCCCGAGCACAACAAGCGCGCCCTGCAGTACATCTCCACCGGACAGGTTCCGGTCAAGGATCTGATCACCCGGCACATCCCGCTGGAGAACGTGCTGGATGCCTTCGACATCGTCAAGAACGGCGAGGCCATCAAGGTCACGGTCGAACCGTCCTGA